The genome window gtataacaTTGTCAGGCAGATAATCAAGAACATATCCTTGAGGTGCATGCAATACTCTGGTTTTAGAAAACTGTGTTACTATAAAACACCCAAGTTAGAGACTTACACATGTGACAAAGTGAGATGGTAGCAGATCTACATGTGAGAACTGGGTCACTGTCTGTTAGCACAGGGGGCTGGCACTTGTTTGAAGTGCGTGGGAGGATGGAATCTGATTTTCCCCCCATCAATATTTCTCTTCCCAAAATTTGCTTCTCTATTGTTCTTTTTCTTATGGGAGTAGGTCTATGGGCAAAATGATCCCCATTTGGAGGCAAAAAACCCCCAAGCACCTGGAGCATTTTTGCTGTCCTATCGCACAACTGATTCTGCACATTAAATCTCTCCATCTTTCCCAATGCCATTTTATATGGGACTAAGATTATAAATCTTATCTTTTTGCAGCAAGATTTTGCTGTGCAATTCCCTCCAACCAACAAGAAATTCTCACAGGAAATCATGCAGGACATTTTGTGGTCCTTTTTTCTCCCTGTAAGAAATGCTGAGCTGTGCAGTATTATTACAATTCCTACACAGAATGGCACCTTTTGTGTAGGGTTCACTGAAAAGGCCACtagaccaaattaaaaaaaaaagaaaaaaagaaaaactgcaaatggaggggggggaagggggattcCTGGAAAATGCTGTATATAGGATTTGAGGCTATAAGGGGCAATGTGAAATTGCCATGGAGTTATTGGGCAGGTAAGAAGTTTTGGAAGCAAGGAGACAAAGAATTAAAGAGAGGCACTTTTAAGCACTCACAAAAGAGATCGTATGGACTTGTGCATTTCTGAGATGTATATGAGAAATGTCCAGCTATATGGTTTTTTGACAACGGTGTCCAGAATAACCCAGGCAGCGCGGCcactggtatagctcagtgggttggaatgCTTGGCTAGGAGTTTGAATCCCAAGTGCGCCTCCTGAGGCCAGCAGAGATCTCCTGAAAAGAATCCTGTGTGGCTCATAGAGTTATGTGCCTGCCATCTGTGCAGTCTTGGGCAAACTACCTGGTCAAAGAGTGCCACCCGAAGGACAGACagataaactgcttctgagtacttcagaatactttatatctagaaaactctgggagcATTaacacaggggtcagggaacttttttaccttttacccccccccccaaaaaaaaaaactttatatacgtcaacattacccccttgatttgaaaggaaggaaatcatacattacttaaattcaaaatattattgaatctacacaggctgtgtactgggATATATCATCagcatcaatggctgccaggctatgtactgaactagcaggatgcaccaaataaAGATATGcactgtttttgctggaacacactgTACTCCAACCATGGGGttgtatagggagtagtaagatatccaatgtgcctagcaaaatgcattaaatttctgctagctcacagaggatttaatcatcatcagtggctgccagagtggtgctagcaatgacatgcttgctagagacagccaatgcaaagttggggggcttttcctaccactttaatcattctccaGTTTTAGGTTCGGCTGCACggggtgggagtgggtgggtgggggtagcACTGCtgattacccccaggattttccttTTTAcctcatttggggtaatttacccctgttcccagaccactgcaTTAACAGgaggcagaattgacttgacagcacctaatcATGAAGATAATGAATTattataatatatacatataattacCTTTGCCAGAGCTTCCGGAACCTGTAGAACTGTATGTTGTAGTCCCATAAGAGAATCCAGATCCAAAGCTTCtgtaaaagagatttttttttcttgaaaggtTTATGGGCATTTTACACTTGGCTTTTCAATGAACATTTAAGAATAGTaacaaaatggaaatcactgtGGTGTGGATCATGCTGTATaatcaagatttttcttttcagatGGAACTGACTGTGAAGTGAAAAACATATGAGATTAAATGTGTATGTTAAGTTTTAGCAGGTTTCTGaaagatggggttttttttttggtgatcaAATTATTTTCAGCGGGGTGGCCATTTAGGCTAGTCTGTTTTATGGcattcattttaaatgttattgTTACAAGACATCCTGTTCTTCTTTCAATTGTGAGGGTGTGGTTTCTTGAGTTGCCTGTGAAATGTTTTTCTTACCCTCCTTCTCCATCCAGTAGCCGTCGGTAAGTCTCAATCTCCTGTTCCAGACGCGTCTTGATCCCTAAAAGATGCTCATACTCTGAATTCTGGGTCTCCATTTCAGACCGGAGCTGCAGAAGCTGTTCCTCTAAACCACTTATTTGTCCCTGTATTTGGCCGAGCTGATCACAGTAACGCCGCTCTGTATCTGCCAAAGTGCCTTCAAGTGATTGTTTCTGTCAGGAGGTGGGGTTGTGGGGAGGAATGAGGAAaataaatcactgtttagcaaataTAAAAAAGGTAGGGAACATTCAGGATAAAAAATGTTGTTACTCTATGGAACGTTGAGTTGAaggcccctgtcaaagaggcacagtggggaactgaattcccattctctggctccccagccagcataATGGATGTAAAATCTTCCACTGACATTCTCAAGTTTTTGCTTCTGTGTTTTCTAGTTTCTGAGGTGCATTTGTACAAATAATATAATCCTATATACCTTTCCTCAAAAATGAGTCTCTGAGATTTTGTTCTAGGTAGAGAtgggttactttttttttttagtacaagTATGAGAATCCACAAACTAGTTTGACTAgtggctatgttggctgggggattctgggagttgtagtataaaACAAACTCTGTTCTCAGACTGGTGGATTTAGAATGAAGATCCAGTATATACACCCCTGTATATACACAACCAGAATTCGGGAGGTATATACTTATTAAATggagctccccccccaaaaagagacaCACTAAGTTTGACAGCATTCACATCTCCACCCATTGCCTTGCGCAACACAGATTCTCCCCTTCACAAATTTAGTGGCTATGTTTATCTCTTTTCAGTTTAAAGAAATCTGCATTCTGACAAGACCTTGGATGGGTCCCTGCTTGGTCAGGACTACAGTATCCCCATAATGCTCTTATGTGGTGCTTCACCATCACTTCaggaaaatttaaaatgttcataaaATTGGGATTGTTGAATTTCTATCTGAGAACAGGGTGGATGATTTACAGAGTGAGGGCCATTACAGATACAGGTACTTCTCTCCTCATCTGCCATATGAGGAGATAAGTTCTTACATAGTTGTTACAGCAGGATTCTTCACATCTCCTGCAGTTTCCAAAATAGTCTGCTTTGCTTTGGGATTGGTCCTTGGGAGATAAGCAAGCAGATGCTTCATTTGTGAACATAATTACTCAGTCACAAAGGTCTTTTGGAATCACATATTTGGAACAGTCAGACCAATAGacttcagcttctaatgatgggCTATCTGTAACGTATATTTTGGTGCAAGCTACCATTCCAAATAGTGGACTCATTCACTACACTGAAAATGGTGATGGCCGTTGGTTCCTTCCTACCGAAGTCAGCCATGATGAGATGAGTCTAATTTGCACAGCCCCCGTGCCACCATTTTGAAGTGCTCCTGTTATCTTGATAGTGGACCTACCATGGCAAGTTGGGCCTGAAGGTCAAGCTCTAGGCCTTGCAGAGTGCGCCTCAGCTCAGTAATTTCACTCTTGCTTGAGCTTAATTGATCCACGTTGGAAGAGATCTCTTGCCTCAGAGCCCCAACCTGAGAAATGATAACCAAAGAGGTTTGAAAGAGGGTGGGGGAAATCAAAGCATTGCCCAGGATTTGGGGAGAACCAGGACCATTCTTGCCTGTTTGTTGAATTGCTCTTCTGCCTCTCTACGATTCTTTTCTGCAAGTCCCTCATACTGGCCTCTCATCTCATTCAGTAATTTAGTCAGGTCAATTCCTGGAGCAGCATCCATTTCCACAGTAACATCACCACTGGATGCTCCTCGGAAGCTCTTCAGTTCCTGCAGGTGGGAACAGCAAAATGTCATATATAAACTCAATAAAAGTTAATGAGATCTCTGCCATCATTTTTGCAATTCTATTTTTCATTTAGTTCTTTTCACACAACCAGCTTTGTAACAGTTAAATATTGTTTTAACTAATGACTAACCTCATTGAAGCACGTTTACACATGATTCTTGAATGATAATTCACTCACCTGTGTTATATATTTATTAGTCaattttatattccacctttccttcaaaTAACTCAAGCTGGTTTATTTGGTTCTTTTCCTCCCCACTTAGTGACCTAAGCACACTaggtgaatttcatggctcagcaGGCACAGGAACCTGAATCTCCTAAGTCATAGTTCCAGAATCTATTTACAAACTGGAAGGAATGCTTGCTTGAGTGGCATGTTCATACAGAAAAAAGGACGTATGCATGATGACTGCAGATACAAAGATATggaaaaaatgttcctttattcATCAGAAAACAACCTTCTCTTTATGTGGGACTATAGATCTGTGGGAATATAGTTTCCCCTGAGCTATGGCTCAAGATCAGCCAGATATAATCATAATTTAGGGCCAATGTtataaggaaggaaacattcagTTCAAAACCTATTTTAACCAGGTTTTCTTTTACCACTAGATGGCAGGCGTAGCTGAGATTATAGACATTTTATGGCCTTTAAGGAAGAGAAATTATTGGACTTCTCTTTCCAGTGAAAGCTTTACTCTGCAATTACCCTGGCTGAGGAATACAGTACCTTGTACTTATGTTAGCTGTATTTAGGGCAGGATTTCTGATGGGGGCGTCAAACATATGGGGAATGGtttaacatggttgttgtgggtttttttcgggttctttggccgtgttctgaaggttattctacCTGACGTTTCCCCACTCATGGTTTCACTAATGGTTTAACACTTTTTGTATAAAGTTAAATACTGCACTTCAGATCAGACTTGACTAGTATCTTTTTGTTAAGCTGCTGATAGCATATTATTCTTCAAACAATAGTATTACCTCAAAGGTGTACGTTTGAGCAAACAGATTTGCAAACAAAGTCCATGTTTTCCTCTTGATTACTGATAACAATACAAAACAAGCTAAATTCCATAATACACAGCTGAGAAATATTTATGTGATGACAAGATTGATGTCTTTTACTACTACTGGGAGCTCTGCACGTGTATAAGAAGCTATTGTTTCATCTAATATGACTAAAAATTGTCTAAAATGGTATACCCCCGCGAGACCTCAGAATCAATGTTTCAATTTTACTGAATCTTACACCACTGCCAAATCAGCTTGTTTCTTTCATTAGATGTAACACAGAAAGTTTAGAAAAGCCATTCTCTTACCTCCTCATGGTTTTTCTTGAGGTAGGCAAGCTCCTCATTTAAGCTTTCAATCTGCAACTCCAGGTCAGATCTATGCATAGTCAAGTCATCCACGACTTTCTTCAGGCCATTGATGTCATTCATGACACTCTGATGCAGGAACAGTTCATTTTCATACCTTGCAGATTAATATAAAAAGGACATGAACACAAATATATtgactgtaaaataaacaaaacctaAGGGCAATGATTCGCTgattaaatggttgttgtaggtttttcgggctctttggccgtgttctgaaggttgttctttctaacgtttcgccagtctctgtggccggcatcttcagaacacgaccaaagagcctgaaaaacctacaacaaccattagatcccagccgtgaaagccttcgcgaataggcTGATTAaatctttgcttttttgcttcctgCCAGCATTAAAATGTGTGTTAAGCAACAATGCCTTATTTCCTTTCTCTTACCAGAAATTTGGTTCTTACTTGAGTTTGAAATCATCAGCAGCTAGTCGAGCATTGTCAATCTGCAAAATGATCGCAGCATTCTCAACCGTGTGTTTATGTATCTGTGacccaacaaataaaaaaacagatttaagtaTTTTATAGAAATCATTCCCACCATCTCTGCACACATGGTACAAATCTTTTTGTCTCTTGAAAGTGTATTTGGAAGAACCTGGGGAGAGGCAGTCCAtttatgtacacatgcacacacaggcagAAAGAGaactgcttttttgggggggggcatcttccACAATGCATGGTGGAACAAATTTCAGCCCCCAAAAGCACAGCTCAAATCCATGTCTATCTAGTCCCTGCACACCAGCAGTCAGGCAGTCAGGTTTCCACTAGTGAAATCACATTAGAAGTTGGGGAAGGGATTTACATGCAGTCACcaactttctttctgttttaatctCTGGCTGATGGACCACAATGAGTTCATCCCCAAGGTTTAAATAAAGCAGAAGGCTTTTGAAAACTTTTTTGAGAGACATTGCCATTTCTAAAGATAAAGTCCTCCTGGACCTATTTGCTGTGAGAGGTGATATTCATCATTCTTATTTATTGTATTGCTTTACACTGATGGATGAGACCAGGCAACACCTTTGTACTAGAGCTTCCAGAATTCTTTAACCAGCATGGACCTGAACATAAAATAAATTGCTCAGGCTTTGATTAAAActatttatgtgtttttttaaaaaaatctcagcatCTAAGTGACTCATAATCCTTCCTGAAAcccatttattttcttatttccctTATTTTCATTTAACCTGCTGTATTTAAGACTGCTGTATTTAAGGCcgcatggggttacaaagagtcggacacaacttaataactaaacaattTAAGACCACTAGCCTTATAGAGAGATCCTCACTTATTCTTGCCCCAAATTtcgatatgtatgtatgtaaatcaTGTATTTGGCAATAGTAAGCAGAATGAGCCAATTGCTACAGagaaaaagcagcaatgattAGTTACTCCGTTTCCTATTATTGTAGTTTTATTCCTAGTCTGGGGAGAGGTGTTTGAAGAGTTTTCTGCTTCCTATTCTGGAATAACATGTCCTACCAGAACAACCCCGACTTGTTCTGGTAGGACCTTTTTCCGTgctttgcctcaggtggcaaatggTTGTGGGCCATGCCTTCTTTGTAGTGTAAAAATACATTATAATGGTCCGTAGGCCAGTCACAGACCATGTGCTTTTCACAGaaggggaggctctccgagttgggaataggtggcctggcattgtcctggctccgttccttcttggaggaccgcccccagagagttcagcttggggagagaatctcggccccatggagcctcaattgtggggttccacaggggtcgattatctccccaatgctatttaacatctatatgaggcctctgggtggggtcatcagggggtgtggtgcttcgtgtcaccagtatgcggacgacacgcagctctacatctcctttttgccaactgcaggagaagccgtcctgtgccttcagcgctgcctggggactatactggaatggatgcaggagaacgggcttaggctgaacccagacaagacggaagtactgagggtgggctcccccacagtcggggatttgggaaactccctctcttttgggggggtgactctccctgcaaaggatggggtacgcagcttggggattcagctggacccggtgctttccatggaatcacaggtggcatcggtggtccgcaccgccttttttcacctcaggcggatagcccagctgcggccctacctggaagtgggggcactcaccatcttagtacacgcactcgtaatctcaagattagaccactgtaatgcgctctacgtggggcttactttgaggttgctgcggaaattacaggtggtgcagaatgcggcggccagattacttagtggagtgaaaaaattccaacatatttcgcccactctggctgcattgcattggctgcccatcaggttccgcatcgacttcaaagtgttaacgcttacgtataaagccctaaacggtttagggcctcgatacctggcggaacgcctactcccaccaagttctacccggatcacacgggcgagccaggaggtgaggctgaggagcttaacgccgagggaggcccgaaaagagaaaacaagaaatagggccttctcggcggtggctcctcgcttgtggaataatttacctcctggtattcgcggagctccctcgctgggcacctttaagaatctattaaagacctggatgtttcggcaggccttctcaccagattacttttgattttcttttctcctttattgtttctttactctaattgttttgtaatttgttgttttattttattgtattttatctttgttgttggccgcctagagtagtccaccgtgactagataggcgggatataaataaaataaaataaaatgaaataaaagaaggtTCTCGATTCAGTTTGTGAGAGTTCAACCATTGTAAAAGATTCTAGATAGAATGGTACAAACCAACCTCTTCATTACATCTTGGAGACCTACTGCCAGTCAAAGCAGACAAAATGGCTATCTGGAGTCGACTGCTGAAACTGAGTTACCATAAAGGGTTACTTTCTGTGCCCCTCCCAGTTTACGCTGGCCAAAACAATTTTGTAGGCCCATCCTCATGTGTGGTTAAATAAGGCTATGGTTGGATCTACCCTCACACTGTGGTTTTCTGCCTTTGCTTAACCAGAAGGTACAATGACTAATTATTTAAGTTATTTGCTTCACAGATTAATGCAATGGAAATATAAGCACTAAACGATATCAAGAGATGAAGACTTTCTTTGCAAAGGTGCTCAGGGAAACAATGGTTGATAAAAGAATTCTGATTTTCAAATGCCCAGAGGAAACAAACGTTTGAAATATTTCTGACTACCAGCATCATCATGACTATTTTATCTAAGGATCATGTTGTAAGGCTTACAGCGATGATAAGTTGAAAGCCGAATATTATACTCGTACAGCACAAGAAATTATCATTCAATTATGGATGGTAGAATGTTATTGTTACTGGTGGTACACCAGTAGAGTGTTGAccaaataagataaaataaaaaacgTTTCGTTGACTTACTTTGTTCTTCAGATCTTCAATGATTTTGAAATATTTGCTGTAGTCTCGGCTGGTGTCAGGAATGCTGTACTTTGCATACCATTCTTTGATTTTGAGTTCAAGCTCTCCATTGGCCTCTTCAAGAGCATGCACTTTGCCCAGATAGTTAGCAAGGCGGTCATTGAGATTCTGCATCGTTTGCTTCTCATCGCCGGAAAGAAGGCCACCATCTCCCCCACCCAAACCACCACCATAGCCCCCACCCAAGCCACTGCCAAACCCACCAGCAAAACCACTACTGGCAACCCCCCCACCCAAGCTACCACCATAGCCTCCACCCAAGCCACTGCCAAATCCACCAGCAAAGCTGCTGCTGGTAAACCCTGCACCACCAGAGCCGCCCCCTAGACCACTGGCCAGGCCACCTCCATATCCCCCAATAAGGCTTCCTCCACCGTAACCAGCTGCACTGTAACCTCCAGCAAATTTGGAACCACCACTAAATCCTAGACCACTAGATAACCTGACAGatcctcctccaccaccgccaACACTAtatgaagaaagctgacgggtACTGCCAGATGAGAGGACCGAAAGAGACATGATGAATGAGCAGGAA of Pogona vitticeps strain Pit_001003342236 chromosome 6, PviZW2.1, whole genome shotgun sequence contains these proteins:
- the LOC110074871 gene encoding keratin, type I cytoskeletal 12 — translated: MSLSVLSSGSTRQLSSYSVGGGGGGSVRLSSGLGFSGGSKFAGGYSAAGYGGGSLIGGYGGGLASGLGGGSGGAGFTSSSFAGGFGSGLGGGYGGSLGGGVASSGFAGGFGSGLGGGYGGGLGGGDGGLLSGDEKQTMQNLNDRLANYLGKVHALEEANGELELKIKEWYAKYSIPDTSRDYSKYFKIIEDLKNKIHKHTVENAAIILQIDNARLAADDFKLKYENELFLHQSVMNDINGLKKVVDDLTMHRSDLELQIESLNEELAYLKKNHEEELKSFRGASSGDVTVEMDAAPGIDLTKLLNEMRGQYEGLAEKNRREAEEQFNKQVGALRQEISSNVDQLSSSKSEITELRRTLQGLELDLQAQLAMKQSLEGTLADTERRYCDQLGQIQGQISGLEEQLLQLRSEMETQNSEYEHLLGIKTRLEQEIETYRRLLDGEGGSFGSGFSYGTTTYSSTGSGSSGKDATKTRKVKTIVEEYVDGKVVSSQIKSVHENPTN